The Achromobacter spanius genome includes the window GCATGACGCGGTGTGACCCAACTCCGATTCGCGCAGGGGCCGGACCATGGCTTTCATAGACCGATTCATCGGCGCCGTCTGCCGCGTGCTGGAACTGGCCATCGCCCTGCTGCTGGCGGCGATGGTGGTGCTGGTCTTCGGCAACGTGGTCGCGCGCTACGGCTTTAATTCCGGCATCACGCTGTCGGAAGAACTCTCGCGCTGGATGTTCATCTGGCTGACCTTCCTGGGCGCCGTCATCGCCCTGAAGGAACGCGGCCACCTGGGCATGGACATGATCGTGGCCAAGCTGCCCACGGCGGGCAAGAAGATCTGCCTGGTGGTCGGGCAGATCATCATGCTTTACATCGTGGGGCTGATGTTCGAAGGCAGCTGGAAGCAAGCGGTGATCAACGCCGACGTCAGCGCGCCCGTCAGCGGTTTGCCGATGGCGATCGTGTATGCGGCGGGCCTGGTGTTCTCGGCCCTGGCCGGCTTGATCATCGCGGTGGATCTCTACCGTGTCTTGACGGGCAAGCTGCGCAACCAGGACCTGATCATGGTCCAGGAATCCGAAGAGGCCGTGCAGCTAAAGCAGATTCTGGACG containing:
- a CDS encoding TRAP transporter small permease gives rise to the protein MAFIDRFIGAVCRVLELAIALLLAAMVVLVFGNVVARYGFNSGITLSEELSRWMFIWLTFLGAVIALKERGHLGMDMIVAKLPTAGKKICLVVGQIIMLYIVGLMFEGSWKQAVINADVSAPVSGLPMAIVYAAGLVFSALAGLIIAVDLYRVLTGKLRNQDLIMVQESEEAVQLKQILDDAKHGATGRSA